CGGAGATGGACCTCCCGATCGGCTACAGCCTCGCATATGCAGAACTCCAGACCGATGGCTCGGTCGGATACAACCGCCTCAACGGTTCGTCAGAGGTGATCTATGTGATCCACGGCGAGGTCGAGGTGTTCTGGCCGGAGAACGGATCCATTCTGGTCCCGGCAGGGAGCGCCGCCTATATCCCATCCGATCAGGTCAAAAATTACCGGAATGCGGCAGAATCGACATCGGCCATCCTCTCCTTCGTCGATCCGGCATGGACCGAGGAAAAAACAGAGATGCTGGAATAAGAGGGGCACCGGCCCGTCCCCTCTCATCAGTTCTTGAAGCTGTGGATCGGCGCGGGGATCCTGCCGCCGCGGTTGACGAAATCCTCGCAGCCAAACGGGTTCACCCGCTGGACGGGCGCATGACCAAGCAGTCCGCCGAACTCCACCGTATCCCCGACATCTTTTCCGATCACCGGGATCAGGCGGACGGCGGTGGTCTTCTGGTTCACCATGCCGATCGCCGCCTCATCGGCGATGATGCCGGAGATCGTGGCAGCGGACGTCGTGCCCGGGATGGCAATCATATCCAGCCCGACCGAGCAGACGCAGGTCATCGCCTCCAACTTCTCGATCGTCAGGGCGCCGCGGTTGACGGCATCGATCATCCCCTGGTCCTCGCTGACCGGGATAAAGGCGCCGCTGAGTCCGCCGACAAACGAACTTGCCATGACACCCCCCTTCTTGACCTGGTCGTTGAGCAGGGCGAGGGCGGCGGTGGTCCCGGGCGCTCCCGCGGACTCAAGCCCCATCTCCTCCAGGATCTCCGCCACGCTGTCGCCCACGGCAGGCGTCGGCGCCAGGGAGAGATCGACGATGCCGAAGGGGACACCCAGCCGTTCCGAGGCCTCCTGCGCCACCAGCTGCCCGACCCGAGTGACCTTGAAGGCCGTTTTCTTAACGGTCTCGCAGAGCACCTCGAAGTTCTCCCCCCTGACCCCCTCGAGGGCATGCTTGACGACACCCGGACCGCTGACACCCACATTGATCACCGCATCCGCCTCAGTCACGCCATGAAAGGCCCCGGCCATAAAGGGGTTGTCGTCCGGGGCGTTGCAGAAGACGACCAGTTTTGCACACCCCAGGGAATTGTTCTCCTGTGTCGCCTCTGCGGTCTCCCTGATGATCTCGCCCATCAATTTGACGGCATCCATGTTGATGCCGGTCCTGGTGGAACCGACATTCACCGAACTGCACACCCGTTCGGTGGACGAGAGGGCCCCCGGGATGGAGCGGATGAGGTCTCGATCGGCCTTCGTCATCCCCTTTGAGACGAGAGCGGAGTAGCCTCCGAGAAAATTCACCCCGGTGTCCCGTGCAGCCTCATCCAGCGTCCGTGCAATCGTCACGAAATCCTCCGGGCACCGGCAGGCCCGACCCCCCACCAGTGCTATCGGGGTGACGGAGATGCGTGTATTGACGATCGGGAGCCCATATTCGCATTCGATCTCGCGGCCGGTGGAGACGAGGTCATGTGCAAGGCGGGTGATCTTATCATAGATATTCCGGTTCAGGACGTCCAGGTCGGCGTCACAGCAGTCCAGCAGGCTGATGCCCAGGGTGATGGTGCGGACATCCAGGTTTTCCTGCTCGATCATCGTATTTGTCTCGTTCACCTCAAAGATGTTGATCATCCGGATTCCTCTCAGATACGGTGCATTTTTGTAAAAATGTCCTCATGCTGGCATCTGATCCGCACGCCGATCTCATCACCGAGTTCCTCGAGATCACGCACCATCTCACCGAACGGTCGGGGTGACCTGCCGGTGTCGACGATCATCATCATATTGAAGTAGCCCTGCACGATGGTCTGGGAGATGTCCTCGACATTGACCTGGTTGTCTGCAAGGTAGGTGCAGACCCTGGCGATGATCCCGACCGCATCCTTTCCCACGACAGTGATGATGGTTTTTTTCATGCTCGAACTCATCCCTATACGAGTATGGCGGTAATGGGGATTAATCCCGCCCAAAGGGCAGGTGCCCGCGATTCCGTATGAAACCGCCCTGAATCTCAGCGGTCCGGGGAGAGGGGCGAAGAGCGCGAGGACCGGCACCAGGGCATATCCGCCTATCAGGAATCTTCCGGAGAACCTATTTATCAGGGGAGGAGAGAGGGGGACGCATCCCCCCCTGGAGGGAGAGATGAGATCGGTACTGTGTATCGGCATGATCGTGCTGCTGGTCTGTCTGGCCGGATGTGTTAATTCAGGCGGTGCAGCAGGCGACGGCATGGAGGAGGGAGCGTCGGTGAATACATCAGTCAATATCACCAGCGGGGGCCAGACCTTCCCTGCGTATCTCGCTGCACCACAGGAAACCGGCCAAAATCCCGGCATCGTGCTCATCCATTCGTTCAACGGGCTTGAACCCGGCTACAGGGAGATGACGGACCGTTTTGCAGGCGAGGGATTTGTGGTGATCGCCCCGGAGTGGCAGACATTTGAGCAGTCGCCGTCCGACGATGTGGTGGAGCAGCTTGTCCGTGATTCTGTTGCCTACCTGGGCACTCGCACGGATGTCGACACCGAACGTCTCGGATTGACCGGCTTCTGCGCCGGGGGCCGGTATACGATGCTCTTTCTACCGCAAATTGAGGAGTTTTCGTCGGGTGTCGCCTGGTACGGCTTTCCCTATTCCGGCGGGTTCAACAACGAGACCGTCCCCGCCACCCTCCTCAGCACGATCACCGACCCGATGCTGATCATCCACGGCACACGCGACCAGCCAAGCCCGGTGGCGGAGATCTACCGGTATGCGACAGAACTGGATGCCGCAGACGTGTACTTTGAGCTGAAGGTCTACCAGGGTGAACCGCACGGCTTCATGATCGAGGAGGGGATGCTTTCTGAGAGTGCCGTGGCGCACGATGCATACAGGGAGATGGTGGACTTCTTCACCCGGACGCTCGGGTGATCATCGCCCCTGAAATCTTCAGACCCCACCCGGATGGGGGTGGACCGGTGGACCTGTCTCCCCCCACCCTGGTGGCGCCGGCACCGATCACTTTAATGTCAGGGCCGCATCAATCGGGGGTGGAGGGGTAGACCGCATGCCGGGGAGGGGGGGATGGAGACCGAGATCATTCTGATGCTCCTTGTGCTCGGGGTCACGGTCCTGCTCTTTATCACCGAAGCGATCAGGGTCGACGTCGTCGCCCTTCTCGTACTGGTTATGCTCTTCTGGTTCGGGCTTGTCACTCCCGTGGAGGCGTTCTCGGGGTTTGCCAGCAATGCGGTGATCGCCGTCATCTCGATCATGATACTCGGCCGCGGCATCGAACGCACGGGGATAATGGGGCGCCTGAGCAGGTCGATCGTGGGTGTGGCCGGGACAGACGAAAAACGGCTGCTGGCAACATTTTCTGCTGTCGTGGGCGGTCTCTCCGCATTCATGCAGAACATCGGATCGGTCGCCCTGTTTCTTCCCGCCCTGATGCGGATATCAAAGAGGACAAAAATTCCGCCCTCGCGGCTCGTCATGCCGATGGGGTTTTCCGCCATCCTGGGCGGCACCCTCACCATGATCGGCTCCAGCGCACTCATCATCCAGAACGACCTTCTGGCCGCCAGCGGTCTGGAACCGTTCGGGTTCTTTGCCGTGACGCCCGTGGGCCTCATCCTCCTGGTTTCGGGAATCCTGTATTTTCTCCTGCTCGGGGACTACGTCCTCCCCGGTGGCCGCCCGGAGGGGCGAAGGCCGGGAAGCCAGGAGGACCTGGTGGAAACCTGGCAGCTCCCCACCGGCATGCACCACTACCATATCCCCCCTGACAGCTCCCTCAACGGAAAAGAACGTGAGGAAGTGCGCCTGAAGGCCGAATACGCCCTGCATCTCCTGGCCATCACCGACAAGAGGGATGTGTTCTATGCACCGTGGCGGCACACCCCCCTGCGTGCCGGACAGTCCATCACGCTCCTCGGAAAGACGGAGGATGCCGCCAGGTTTGCGTCCGACTTCTCCCTGGTGCGCAGACCCGACCAGGCCCGCCTCTCCGCAGAGGTGGGGGGAGAGAACGCCGGTTTTGCCGAGGTGCTGGTGAGGCCGCACGCCCCGCTGGCCGGGAAAAGCCTCCGCGAGATCACCTTCAGGAAGACCTATGGCGTGGAACCCATCCTGCTCTCCTCCCGGGACGCCGAGATGCGCATGGACTTCTTTGACGTCCCCCTCTCGGCCGGCGATATCATCGTGGTCTTCGGCCCGTGGAACAACATCCGTGCTCTGGCCGGCGACCCGAGTTTCGTGCTCTCCACCCCGGTCGATGAACCGGCGGTCCAGAAAGAGAAGGCGCCGATCGCCCTTCTCTGTTTTATCGGCGGGATCGCCCTCACCCTGACCGGGATACCCATCGCCATGGGGCTGCTTACCGGTGCCCTGGCGATGATTCTCACCGGTGTGCTCGGGATCGATGAGGCCTACCGCTCGATCGACTGGAAGACCGTGTTTTTGCTGGCCGGACTCATCCCGCTCGGGATTGCGATGATCAATACAGGCACGGCGTCACTGATCGCGGCCAGTCTGCTCTCGCTCATCGGGGGCGCCCACCCGGTCCTGCTCTTCATCGGCATCGGTGCACTGACGACCATATTTACCCTGTTCATGTCCAATATGGGGGCCGTCGTCATCCTGGTCCCGATCGTGCTGCTGGTCGGCGCCGAAACCGGGATCGATCCCAGAGGTCTGGCCCTTCTTGTGGGAATCTCCGCCTCGAACTCGTTCATTCTGCCAACCCACCAGGTGAACGCCTTTCTCATGTCTCCTGGGGGCTATCACAACCGGGATTATCTGAAGGCCGGCGGCATCCTGACGATCCTCTATCTCATCATCGTCTCAGGATGGATTTATCTGGTCTTCGTATGATTACCTGCTCCAGAGACAGATGGGGTGAAGGGGAAAAATGGTTGTTCAGCAGTTTTTTATTCCGGGCATTGCGCACAGTTCGTATCTTATCGGCGCCGAGCAGACATGCGCCATTGTCGATCCCGCACGGGACGTCGGGCGCTATATCGATGCCGCATCAGACCTCGGTCTTGCGATCACGCATATCCTTGAGACGCATCTGCATGCAGATTTCGTCTCCGGCCACCTGGACCTTGCAGAAGCGACGGGTGCACGGATCTATGCACCGAAGGCCGGGGCCTGTGCGTTTGCGCACGAACCGGTGGCCGAAGGTGCACAATTCTCTATCGGGGGGATCAGGATGGATGTGCTCGACACCCCCGGGCATACGCCTGAGGGCGTGACCTATGTGGCCACCGACCTCTCCAGGGGCAATGAGCCCTTTGCCATCTTCCCGGGCGATACACTCTTCGTCGGCGATGTCGGTCGGCCCGACCTGTTCCCCGGGCGGGCGCAGGAACTCGCGGCACATCTCCACGAGAACCTGCACACAAAAATCCTCGCCCTGCCGGATCACTGCATGGTCTTTCCCGCCCATGGCGCCGGATCGCTCTGCGGACGGTCGATGGGTTCGATGCGGTTCTCCACCATCGGCTATGAGCGCCGATATAACACCCCCCTGACGATCGCCGACCGTGAGGAGTTCATCCACTCGCTCACCGAGGATATGCCGCCGGCGCCCGACCATTTCGCCCGGTGCAGCGAGATCAACCGGCAGGGCCCGGCGCAGGTCAGCACCCTGCCGGTGATCCGGGGCATGAAACCCGCCGAGTTCAGGCGGCATGCAGAACAGGACGACACGATCGTGGTCTCGATCAGGAATTACGCCACCTTCGGCGGGCAGCACATCCCCGGCAGTTACCACATCGACCTGGCCGGCAACT
This genomic interval from Methanofollis fontis contains the following:
- a CDS encoding PFL family protein, giving the protein MINIFEVNETNTMIEQENLDVRTITLGISLLDCCDADLDVLNRNIYDKITRLAHDLVSTGREIECEYGLPIVNTRISVTPIALVGGRACRCPEDFVTIARTLDEAARDTGVNFLGGYSALVSKGMTKADRDLIRSIPGALSSTERVCSSVNVGSTRTGINMDAVKLMGEIIRETAEATQENNSLGCAKLVVFCNAPDDNPFMAGAFHGVTEADAVINVGVSGPGVVKHALEGVRGENFEVLCETVKKTAFKVTRVGQLVAQEASERLGVPFGIVDLSLAPTPAVGDSVAEILEEMGLESAGAPGTTAALALLNDQVKKGGVMASSFVGGLSGAFIPVSEDQGMIDAVNRGALTIEKLEAMTCVCSVGLDMIAIPGTTSAATISGIIADEAAIGMVNQKTTAVRLIPVIGKDVGDTVEFGGLLGHAPVQRVNPFGCEDFVNRGGRIPAPIHSFKN
- a CDS encoding MBL fold metallo-hydrolase, whose translation is MVVQQFFIPGIAHSSYLIGAEQTCAIVDPARDVGRYIDAASDLGLAITHILETHLHADFVSGHLDLAEATGARIYAPKAGACAFAHEPVAEGAQFSIGGIRMDVLDTPGHTPEGVTYVATDLSRGNEPFAIFPGDTLFVGDVGRPDLFPGRAQELAAHLHENLHTKILALPDHCMVFPAHGAGSLCGRSMGSMRFSTIGYERRYNTPLTIADREEFIHSLTEDMPPAPDHFARCSEINRQGPAQVSTLPVIRGMKPAEFRRHAEQDDTIVVSIRNYATFGGQHIPGSYHIDLAGNFSTFAGWVLPPDKDILLVTDSPAQAREAVTMLRRVGLDRTIGYLEGGTHAWVMAGYPTDHVHQLSPEETHAMILEGRATLVDVRTPEEYAEDHVEGAINIMAMDLRTRYTDLAPDQPVIMMCRTGHRSSLACSILKQKGFSEVYNAAGGITGYRAAGYS
- a CDS encoding dienelactone hydrolase family protein, which translates into the protein MRSVLCIGMIVLLVCLAGCVNSGGAAGDGMEEGASVNTSVNITSGGQTFPAYLAAPQETGQNPGIVLIHSFNGLEPGYREMTDRFAGEGFVVIAPEWQTFEQSPSDDVVEQLVRDSVAYLGTRTDVDTERLGLTGFCAGGRYTMLFLPQIEEFSSGVAWYGFPYSGGFNNETVPATLLSTITDPMLIIHGTRDQPSPVAEIYRYATELDAADVYFELKVYQGEPHGFMIEEGMLSESAVAHDAYREMVDFFTRTLG
- a CDS encoding SLC13 family permease, whose product is METEIILMLLVLGVTVLLFITEAIRVDVVALLVLVMLFWFGLVTPVEAFSGFASNAVIAVISIMILGRGIERTGIMGRLSRSIVGVAGTDEKRLLATFSAVVGGLSAFMQNIGSVALFLPALMRISKRTKIPPSRLVMPMGFSAILGGTLTMIGSSALIIQNDLLAASGLEPFGFFAVTPVGLILLVSGILYFLLLGDYVLPGGRPEGRRPGSQEDLVETWQLPTGMHHYHIPPDSSLNGKEREEVRLKAEYALHLLAITDKRDVFYAPWRHTPLRAGQSITLLGKTEDAARFASDFSLVRRPDQARLSAEVGGENAGFAEVLVRPHAPLAGKSLREITFRKTYGVEPILLSSRDAEMRMDFFDVPLSAGDIIVVFGPWNNIRALAGDPSFVLSTPVDEPAVQKEKAPIALLCFIGGIALTLTGIPIAMGLLTGALAMILTGVLGIDEAYRSIDWKTVFLLAGLIPLGIAMINTGTASLIAASLLSLIGGAHPVLLFIGIGALTTIFTLFMSNMGAVVILVPIVLLVGAETGIDPRGLALLVGISASNSFILPTHQVNAFLMSPGGYHNRDYLKAGGILTILYLIIVSGWIYLVFV
- a CDS encoding ACT domain-containing protein, with translation MKKTIITVVGKDAVGIIARVCTYLADNQVNVEDISQTIVQGYFNMMMIVDTGRSPRPFGEMVRDLEELGDEIGVRIRCQHEDIFTKMHRI